In the genome of Myripristis murdjan chromosome 21, fMyrMur1.1, whole genome shotgun sequence, the window GAGGCATGCTTAGGTGGTCTATAAATTGTCATACATAAAATAGGGGGActgctaaaaacaaatgcatgatattcaaatgTAGTGTAATTATTTTGTGGAATTTCCTTCGTTAAAATAGAGTTAGAGAAAATTGTTGCAGTCCCACCACCTCTTTTACCACTCctgttagaaaataaaaaattaaaatttggtgGGGAGGCCTCAGTGAGAACAGCTGGTGCATCAGCGCCCAGCCAGGTTTCAGTTAAAAGAGACAATCAATCTTGTTATCTAAAATCagatcattaataataaaagaCTTGTTTGCTAGAGAGCGAACATTTAAAAGTGCCATAGTGAGGGTTGCAGGTGGACCGGTTATCTGTGAATTATTGTTCTGAATATTAACATAAATCAAGTTTTGACGGGAAAAGCGGGGAGGTTTAACAGAAAAAGAACAGTGGTTGCGTAGTGGCCTATTATTTGCGATGACTGGGATGAATGTTGGTTGCAAAGTGGCGTTAGAAGTGGTGTTATGGCGTCAGTCGGCAAGGCTGGAGAAATGGTTGGAAAGGTGAGAGGCTAGAACAGAGATTCCTTtattgttaagatggagattgtCGTACCTGTACAGATGAGTTTTTTTCCAGAATGAGTCAAAGTTATTGATGAATCCATAGCCACATGCTGCACAGAAATTGGACAGCCACTGGTTGGCGCTATAGAGGCGGCTGAACATTTCTGATCCTCGTCTAAGGGTGGGGATTAGaccagaaaaaatgcaaattttttcCCAGCCTTTCGATGGTCTCAGCCAGCAGCTCGTAATCAGCGTGTAGTTTGGTTGATTGTCTGCACCTGAGATCGTTCACCACCGCAGTGTACGATGACTGTGTGGGCGGAAGGGTGACGGTCGATGATGGCggggatgtgtttgtgtatgtccaGGATTTTTGCGCCAGAGAATGAATATGTAATGCCATTTGGGATGGGAACAGACCTAACCATGGAGTCACCTATCAGGATGTATTGTGGAGGTGGAGAATGGAAAAGGGTGCTAGCACTAGCTGTGCTAGCAGCCTGAGCAGCGGGGGGGAGATGGGGGCTGGAGGGGGCCAGAGGTGAAGCCGGTcggtggtggttgttggtggcCCGTGAGCAGGTGGTGCTGGATGGAGGCTGCACCACGGCAGGCTGCGGAGAGGGGAGCCCACTCGCGGAGGATTTGCCCGGCTGGCTGTTCTTCTGTctctaatcagtgaaatcacctggtggagtttgttggttagaatgaaaacctgcagcctcttggccctccatggccaCGAGTTGGACACCTGTGCTGTAGTTAATTCATTGGACCTGCCGCTGTATGTTCGGAATCTCggtgaagagaggggcagagCGGTAAATtgatcaccacctggtggtgaggTTGGATCAGATGCCAGGGATGCTGCTGGACAGACCTGTAAAACCCAAGCATGCAGTGAAGGTTTAACTGGGAATGTCTGGCTGAGAACTCTGTCCAGAAGTTCTTCAACTCACATCAGAGGAGCTTCTCCTTGATCCCAAGGGAGGATGTGGAcatatagggctctagtttcgcagaccaggcgaggtgggggcgtagcgcagatgcgcttcgccaactgggtgtggccaggcggattttccaagtttggcacgccgttctcggtggcgcaagtactccgccgtccctcctaccggcggcggggagggagagaaggcgGGAGTGggttgacacagccgattcacatgtaaccaatcaaatgagcccctgtccttgcctttaaaatgcgctgcatgaaggcgtaatgaaagtttacacagctgacatggaggtctattgccacAGGCGGAGTGGAGCTCAGGAGATAGGCGCGGAGCAGAGACCGGcaagcagtgcggacacgtcaccaaaacctcacaggcaggcttccgaaatgtcagacacatgaacaatgcaatacataccgaaaaaaacactattcaatgctacgatcacaatcagcacatacatatatctccatatcaactgtcccgtcacaactgatgtcagatcaaaggagattggcaccgtttgtgctgattgtgaggttttggtaatgtgcgccaggcagccaaacttccactgcgcgggctccgctccgccttgcgctgaaagtagacgtggtttcagatggcgagcttttggcgcacctcggcgaagccttttggcacgaaactgtcactgcgccaagcgaATCtgcggcacctccccccgctgcgccgccactcccatctcggcgaacctctgcctgcgaaacttggaaactgtccgcctttGCCGTTTCGCCAGTcgaactagctctgcgcggggttcgcctcactgcgtcaccccgcgctgcgccgggaaactagagccatAGTCTGAATGGACCATGTTCAAAACGCCATTGTTGAAGTGGCAGCTTTGAGCTGTGGCTAGTCACTTGTTGATGCCCGTCGTGACGGTAACCCAAGGACCTGGTGGTAGGGCACCATCGGTGAAGGAGGTTGTCAGGCTGAAGAAGGAGGTCTTCCAGGCTTGGCTAGCATAGGGACTCAAAAATTGGCTGAGAGGTATCAGTAGGCCAAAAGGGCTGCAACGACAGCAGTTGTGCAAGCAAAACCCAGGTATGGGAGGGGTTTGGGGAGGCCATGGAGAAGGATTTTTGGTTGGCCTGGAGATTTGCCCTGAAATGCTGAAGGTTCTGGATGTTATTTAACTGTCATGGCTGACACGTCTTTTCAGGATGGTGGTCCCCTTTTTAAAAAGAGGGACCAGAGagcttaaccctaaccctaaccctaattacCGGGATATAACACTACTCAGCCTCCCTGGGAATGCTTACTCCAGGGTGCTGGGAAGGAGATTCCATCTGAATGTCGAACCTTGGACTCCTGTCCTGTCAGTTTTgaggcatttggctgaatctgagcggATAGTagagccctataaacatcagaattcatcctgctcctgccatcagcagtcacatcatcaataaacaccagtGACCCAGTTCCATTGGCAGCCATACaagcccatgccataacactgcctccaccatgctgggcAGATGATGtactctgctttgggtcatgagctgttcttttcattctccacattttgctcttcccatcattctggaacaagttcatcttcatttcatctgtccaaacaaccttgttccagaattgCGCAGAATTGGgctttttagatgtttttttcaaagtctAATTTAGTCTTCCTGTTCTTGAGAGACACTAGTGGTTTGTCCCTCACTGTAGAccctctgtgtttattttctcacaaatgtctCTTGACTGTATATTTGGAGAGTGATACACCTACTTCCTTGACAatgtttttgacttccctagACAATGTGAAGGGGTTTGTCTTTACCAGAGAAAGAATTCTTCAGTCATCTACTTaagatgtcttctgtggtcttccaggccttttggtgttgctgggCTTACTAATGCATTCACACCTGGCCAAGAAACtactttttagtcaagtgtccaattacttttgagcctctgaaaatggggtgacaatgcataaaactgtctgtaattcctaaacggttaatgCCATACTTTTGTTCAAACCCTTAAATTAAAGTTCAAAGTCTCCGCTTCCATCATATTTTAttgctccatttcaaatccactgtggtggtgtacaagggcaaaattattaATACTGTACTGTGGACCTAACTTTATGGTTTATGACACCGCTTGTTTTGTTACCTAGTTTGTTAACTTTTTTATGTAATAAAGgacttaatttttttcattctatcTGGGACTTCCTTTGCTCTTGGCTCAGTCACGCacaacaacatataatcaaaatcctttgaTTTTTCAAAGGCACTTAAGCCACAAGTTGGTTACAGTCTACACTTTAGTTTTGATTTCCAATATGCAATTTAAAGCAAGTACCCATTTCACCATAAGAGAAATTTGCtaaaatgtttacatgtgttacCTTACTCTGATTATTCAGAGCCCCTGTACTTTTCCAAGAATCAGGTCCTCATCTCCATCTGgactgtttccatggtgacagcagCAGCCTACTTGCATCCATCAGCCAGCCTCTTGTGGGCATTTCCCAGAGGTGGTGGTGGATGTGTTTTTCATGTCCTAATTTTTGATCAGAAGTAACACTGATATAAATTATTGAGAATTCTTCAGCAATCATGTAGAATACAATGTTTTTAATTGCCTGAGTATTGTTAGTGTATTTATGTGGTCTATCATGTAAGTTCTATTATTCACCCTCTGTTCCTGCATGTACACGGAAAAAGCTATTCAGAAATCTGAGTAAAGGTTTACATGGCCTGATAATCTGGTTTCTCCAACAGAAATCAAGGTGCCTTTGCCAGATTTCTCTTAATGCTTTACCCCAATTACGGAAACTGGCTTTCATGGCACTTGAGAAATGAGATAACTGACCCTACATGGTAAATAACCCAAATTATGAAGTGTATCTCAATAAAATTATTGTGGTGATTGTGGTATTGTGAGCAATAGTGAGGTTTCTGTCGCCTTAATCGCCAATTAACAACAccaccagcaacagcagcagcagcagcaacaaatgCTGCATTAAAAACATTCTGACTAAAGATATTTCAGAATTAGAATTAAACATGTATAACTGAACATATGTTCATTTCGAAATATAAGTAAGAAATACCTAAGCCAAGCAATGGGTTTGTCCTTCTTGgcagtttttcagtgttcagagAAGTTGAAAAAGTTCTCACTCTACATAATTCAAGAGTATATTATTGATCACTGGAAAGGCTTGCTCACAGACATGTGGCAGTGGTGAACTGTCTACATGTTCAAACTGTATAAAATATGTTCTGCGTACTAGCTCAGAACAATGCCAGGTAACTTAACCAAAGTTAGCCAGTGCATGCTAGGAGGTGGAGATAAACCTGGCCAGTATTTAGTAAAACAAACCATTGGGACTCACTGCTTCATAAAAAAATTCTTACACTTTCCAAATGTAATTTATCTGTATTAACTAACTAGCCAATCAGTTCACAGGTCCATGTCCCTCTACCTTGCAAAAATCAGACAATTGTCAATAAACCTTTCAGGTACTGTAGGTGTTGCACATCTATGAATGAATCACTGATCTCCAACTGCATGAAGTTATTGTCacctcattgtttttttttttttgttttgtttttggaccaGATGTGGTTTGGAAGGTTAGATGAAATAACGCCTTAccttgtatttttctgtttgagaATTGTCTAAAAATATGAACAACAATTAGTGGCAGGTACAGAGGGAACTGGGCATCTCCAAGGCCTGTTTGTTGCTAGCAGTGAGGAAAAGACCTGTTTGTTTCTTCTGCAGAGGCACCGAAAGCTGGAAATGTCTTCCAGTGAGGGTCTGCCACTGAACACCAGCGTACCACACTGTAACGCAGTATGCTGGAACACTCTCAATGGTGGAGTGGTAGAGGGCAACCAGCAGCTTCTCCTTCAGTCTGTTCTTGCTCTCTGCATTGCACTCTTAGAAAGTGCAATCACTGCTAGGCCTATTTCACTACAACTTATGTGTTGGCACTCCCGGAGAGGTCCTCTTAGGTGAGTTCCCAGGAATTTGAAGGTGGAAACCCTCACTTCACAGTCACCACTGATGTAGAGTGGGGCAGGGTCCACTCTGTGTCTTCTGTAGTCAATGactatttcctttgttttgctcGTGTTGAATGCCAAGTTGTTCTTGGATCACCACTCAGACAACTTCTGGACTTTGTCTCTGTAGGCCAACTCATCTCCTCTGGTTATGAGTCCCACCACAGTGGGTCATCTGTAAATTCATTAAAAGTGTTGGTGGAGTGGATGGGAGCCTAGTCGTAGGTGTAGAGGACATTGACAAGAGGACTTAGcacacagaaagaggagaagagccAAAGCCGAGTGTAAGGGTGGAAGACTAGTATGTCAGAGATGATTCTACTGAAAGCTGAGCTgtagtcaaaaacaaaaacaaacaaacaaacaaaaaatccaaacataGGTCCCTGGGTGTTCCTGGTGGCTCAGCACCATGTGGAGGGATATCGTGATGGTGTCTTCCTTGGATCTGTTTGCTCTGTCAGCAAAATGATGTGGGTCAAAGGTTGGGGGGCGGCTGGCTTTGATGTGCTGTGAAATGagtctttcaaaacatttcaggaCTACTGATGTTATTGCAATTGGTATATAGTCATTGAAATTACTGATAGCAGGCTTTTTCAGGACAGCTATGATGGTAGCCAACATTTGACAGGGTGGGATTGTGGCTTGTATTGAGGAGAGACTGAAGATCTTAGTGAAGACTGCTGAGATTTCAGTTACATCACCAAGATTGCGATTTGTGATCTTTCCCTAATCGTCCAATTTAATCTCTGGTTTTCAGCCTCAGGTTAACTCAACCTCCTTGGAGGAAGAGGCCCCTGGTGGTGTTATACAGACCCACAGAGGAGAGGATTCTTCCATAAAACCTGTAGACAGTCAACAAGTTCAGTTCACCTGTGAATGTTTCTCAACAGCAGACACTTTCAGAGTGCTTTTCAAATACAGGTAAAGCCAAATGCAATCGAATCAAATGCTGGtatattttgaaatgttattCACTAAATCTGACAATATCATGTATCATATATTACTATGATTCAGtgatcatttcatttatttccaagAGTTCTCCATTCATGGATAACAGGTTCAATACATCGTATCTGACTCTAGGAGGGTATGTAGATGTACACAAGTatggatatttttattttgcattcatGCTGACAATTTCTATTGTTATTATCTCAAGCAATTCGGTAATTGTCTACCTAATCTGTGTTCACAGAAGCCTCCATGAGCCTATGTACATTTTCATTGCAGCTTTATTAATGAATTCTGTCTTGTTCTGTACAACTTTCTACCCAAAGCTGTTGACTGACTTCTtgtctgaaaaacaaattatatcATACCCATTATGtatttttcaagctttttttcaTTACTCTTTTGGTGGATCAGAGGTTTTCTTATTAACAGCCATGGCATTTGAtaggtatgtatgtatatgtaaacCACTGCAGTACCCTACCATCATGAGAACACAGACTATCAAACTCATTCTGGTTTTAGCTTGGCTTGTACCAGCTTGTGAACTGACAGCCTCAGCTGTTTTGGCAACTAAACTCAAGCTCTGTAGGTTTTTTATGCATCAAAAAGtgaattgtgatttttattCACTTGCAAAACTCACATGTGGAGATACATCGGTGATTCACGCCTATGGTTTATTCTTGCTCATAAATCTGATCTTTGTTCCTGTTGTTTTCATAGTTTTCAGTTACACCAAAATTCTGATTATTACCTTCAATGGttcaagaaacaaaaagaaaaaagcaatgCAGACATGTCTGCCCCATCTTCTCGCTTTAATCAATATTTCCACATTGTCTGGATTTGAAACTATCAGAATCAGAGTAAAAGCACCTATACCACAGacaaataatttcattttgtatCTATTATTGATTGGCTGCAGTTATGTTTTTAACCCATTTATATATGggctgaaaatgaaagaaatttcTAAACGACTCAAGGCCCTTCTTTGCCAAAACAATTTAGATTAATAAACCAACTCAAGATGTTACTTTCTGTCATGTCATCTTGTACTGATACATGgtcatttttgtaattatttcatATAGAGGTTTCTTCTTGAAGTATCAAACTGACAGAAATACTGACAACTATGAAGGAAACGCATTATGAAACATATTATGAAATTCAACTCTTTCTATAATATTATCATGTTGAAGATTAACATTGTtgttggaaaaataaagaaatattttatgGACAAAATTGTCTCTGGTTTTCAATATTCATATAAACTAGCAGATTTCTATTTATCGGAATGGTGTTCTGTAGTGGAAATATAGCACAGCAGACTGACATATACTTAATTGAGAATATACCAAACCAAATGTGGCCTACATTTGCTAAGACATCTTTGACTATGCTCTTccacataaaaatatacaatgaaGAAATACAACACAGTGGATCAGGGCCGTGCAGAGACCTTTCGACTGGCAGGTGCTCAAAGTTATAAAAGGGAACATGGATCAAGATTTTCCAAACAAACACCAACTACAGCATAACCTGTTCAACTATAGCAACCAATATTCAAACAGAGAATCTTATAGTAAACCGCAGCACTGTAACATACTATGGGATTAAACTGACATTTTTCAATTCTATTGCAATAATGGTTAGCCTATTTCGAGATAATCCACTTGCAGGCTTTGGATGgtgaaaaatgtacaaaattaaCACATTGGTTTTCAAAATAAGGCATTGCCAGTCAGCAGTAGGTCTAACATCACTGACGGTGCTGCCACTGCTTTAGCTATAGCGCTGGCGGCATGGACTGTCGCAGATATAGACAAATCAATTTCAAAGTGTAAAACTGTCTAACATTTAAGTCCAGGCCGCATTGCTGGCAAAACCTctcaggaaaagaaaagcagtgCTGAGTCTGCTAATGCAGGGGACACTACTCAGAATCACTGACTGCCTATATACATGTCCACAATGTCATTGTGGAACTGGCCTCTGAGTGCAGACATGTCAAAAGGATGTCATGGTTCACAGTGCCCAAGCAGTACCAAGATCTAGTAATACCAGGATGGCACTTTCCCCAGAGTCATCAGTAAGTAGCAGTTTGTCTTATTCCAATGTTTGATGCCAATGTCTTTTTAGACACAGATCTAGCATTAATCAGGGCCATTTTCACCTTAGTTATGGAAAGGATTGGTTGTGGATGAATTTGGCAAAGTAGATCAATAATATTATTTGGATTTCTGGGATTATTCTGTCTACATAATCTTGTCCTAGGCCATGCTCGCTCCCTAATAACTGGAATGATGGGCAATGAGAGCATCTGGGCACAGGGGGGAGCTAGTGGATGAAATGACGGCAGCAGTGCAGGGAAGAAGCAAACTTGCAATTGGGGACGCGAAGTTAGTGGTGATGAGTTTTCCTGGCTGTGTGCATGGCCGTAACTACACTGTAAAAACGCCAACTTAAGATTTGTTATCCTAACctgtttttttaagtcaagTGAACAACCACTTGGGCAATTTGCTGAGCtaacttgaaaaaacaaatttaagcAATGTTTCTCAAAAATAGTACTGTCAATGTGAATAGTTTAGTTCAGACAACTATTGTTTGTGAGTTATACAGCACTATAAAACTCCAACTTATGAACTGTAATTCTAACCCATTTTTTAAGTGGAATGAACGACCATTTGGTCAAGATGCTTAgctaacacaaaaaaacaagtttactCAATAAATTAGTTGAGAAAAATCACTTGTGCGACTTGTACATTGAGAACACTATTTGACTCTAAAGGTTATTATCACAATAACttggatgttttgtgtgttttaataataataattttaaaaattacaaaaatatgtatttatatacagtacaggccaaaagtttggacacaccttctcattcaatgcgttttctttattttcatgactatttacattgtagattctcactgaaggcatcaaaactatgaatgaacacgtggagttatgtacttaacaaaaaaaggtgaaataactgaaaacatgttttatattctagtttcttcaaaatagccaccctttgctctgattactgctttgcacactcttgacattctctcgatgagcttcaagaggtaaaATCGAAGACGTGCTACATGacgtattcattcatttgtgtgcTAGCTCTGTATGTCGGAGCGCAACGGTCCGCACAACTGCCACCAGCCAGCTAGCTGCAGGGGGCGACTTCCCCGGGCTTTGACCTTAGTCTCTGGGGAGAACCGGTGTAAACTGATGACCCATACACCGGGTTGCAGTGGCCACACTGCCTACGTGTGTCGCACGGCTCTGGTGTggctctcctcttccctctagCTTTCACGCGTGCCGCAGGCAGGAAAAACAGGGAGTAAGTTATTTTGATGTACTTTTCCCCCAAAATAGAGTAAAAAGGGTCATTTttgcagggatgcaaacagcgcgccgaaaagcgcaactcgcttttttcgtggccatttgggtgacgtGTGAATTGTGCACTTATCGACTTATCgatcactggctaacagcagcacactggcttagcttgtctattcagagaagaggtatcacttcggcttatttttcaatctgtgttaccacaggcatactactgctgattcattggtagctgaattgttaggtctgtttgattactAAATTGCAAGTTAACTTTGATGGATAACTAGACATTAACAGAAACAATAATATTGTCAGCAGGTATAATCTGCCAGCCATAAAATTGATAGTGTTAtcaattattatataatatacataaaaaaaagataagataaacagaaaaatctgtGATTTAATGAATATTGATCACAATACATTCtatgtatttgaatttgtcatgtaCCCTTTTTTGAGTACAGTTTtaactattttgttgttttgatctaTTTTTAGGAGTTGAATGCAGGGTAAGGAGTGCAAGTTTTCACGCCCTGATCGAGAGGTCCTCTTCAAGCATTACAGACTTCGACATTGCCAAGGGGCGATTCTGGCCACTGCCGTGCCTGTACACAGACTGCGTCTGCACTTTCAAGACAACTGGTGCACTGAAGTCCCATCTCACTAGAGCACACAAACAGGCCTCTAAACCTAAAGAGCATATCACTTTTTTCTGTgaactgtgtgatttcaaagACCTTTGCACATCTGCTAAATATAGTAAATCTCTGTGACTGTAATGTTTaacctttaaaagaaaatgttgttacatgaatgaagttgttataatttgtgagttttggtgctggtttgtcgtgtttttttttttccccctaaagagatagaatattttaaatcattgtgcaaaaaagaaagaggtacTTGTACAATTATTGAcaaagcacttaaaaaaaaaaaaagttaaattattgagtcagtcacagcaaatgtttttcattgttattaaaaaaagagttaTGTTGGAAGATCAGTGTTCTTCTTGTCTGTTACTGAGAAGGGTCCAGCGGCAGCTTTCAGACTTAAGGCGGAATGCTCATATACAGcagtcagttttgttgtagttatcCCAACTTAAAAGCATGCTTTTTTGTGTAAACTTGTTTATGTAAGTAAATTAAGCTAACTTAAAAATGTAAGGCAACCAGCTGCACATCCTTTTTGAGTTTACTGAACTTCTTGGCACCCAAGTTGCATTAACTGCAAATCTtgagtttaaataaaagttagctcAACAAGACATATACAGTCCAGTGTACctgtaattataattttactgaACAAACAACTTCAAGTTGGCTAAACTTAAGAATTTAAGTAAAGTTAACCTATGTATGTTAGTACATCACAATagtaattttgagttttttcaacTTGACATAACAGTTTGAGTAAACAAGAGTCTAACTCACAAATTTAAGTTGTTTAAACTTTACAACCCCAGAAGTTGAAGAAACTCAAAAAGGCGGTGCAGCTGGTTGccttacatttttaagttttctcaacttcagattttttacagtgtactaTTGAGGACACCGAGGTCGTGTTCTCGGTATTTTTTCCAAGTGAAAAGCAGATGATATAACTGACTGCAAATATACTTTTCATGGGAAACC includes:
- the LOC115379513 gene encoding putative gustatory receptor clone PTE03, translating into MDNRFNTSYLTLGGYVDVHKYGYFYFAFMLTISIVIISSNSVIVYLICVHRSLHEPMYIFIAALLMNSVLFCTTFYPKLLTDFLSEKQIISYPLCIFQAFFHYSFGGSEVFLLTAMAFDRYVCICKPLQYPTIMRTQTIKLILVLAWLVPACELTASAVLATKLKLCRFFMHQKVNCDFYSLAKLTCGDTSVIHAYGLFLLINLIFVPVVFIVFSYTKILIITFNGSRNKKKKAMQTCLPHLLALINISTLSGFETIRIRVKAPIPQTNNFILYLLLIGCSYVFNPFIYGLKMKEISKRLKALLCQNNLD